The following nucleotide sequence is from candidate division KSB1 bacterium.
CTGGGGTGGCGCCCCTTCGTGCGGGGTGTGGCCATGAACCCGATCGACCACCCCATGGGCGGGGGCGAGGGCAAGACCTCGGGCGGACGGCACCCCTGCTCGCCCTGGGGCCTCCTGTCGAAGGGGAAGAAGACCCGCGGTAAAAAGCCAAGCGACAAGTACATCGTCCAGAGACGCAAGTAGGTGGCTGAACCATGGCGCGTTCCCTGAAGAAAGGACCGTACGTCGACGAGAAGCTGCTCAAGAAGATCCGCCAGATGAACGAGACGGGCCAGAAAAAGGTGATCAAGACCTGGTCCCGGCGGTCCACCATTGTGCCCGAGTTCGTGGGCCACACGCTGGCGGTGCACAACGGGAACAAATTCATTCCCGTGTACATCACCGAGAACATGGTCGGCCACAAGCTGGGGGAGTTTGCCCCCACGCGGACCTTCCGCGGCCACGGAGGAAAGGCGGCCAAGGCGACGCGGGTGAAGAAGTAGGGGTGAGACCGCTCGGGCGAAGCGAGATTGGAGCGTAGCATGGAAGCAAGGGCTGTGGCCAAGTACGTTCGGGTGTCGCCGCACAAGGCGCGTATTGTGGCAGAGCTGGTTCGCGGCAAGGTGGTGGACGAGGCGCTGAACATCCTCCACTTCTCCACCAAGCGCGCCGCGAAGCCCATCGAAAAGGCTATCCGCTCCGCCGTGGCCAACATGACCAACTACGAAGATCGGACCAAGGTGGAGCCGGATGAGGTGTACGTGAAAGAGATTCGTGTGGACCAAGGCTATATGCTCAAGCGCTATCGGGCCGGCTCGATGGGTCGGGCCATGCCGCGCCGGCGGCGCACCTGCCATATCACGGTGGTCGTAGCGGACATCGAGAAAGCGGCTGAGGGTAAAGAGGAAAAGGAAGCGTAAGAGGAAGTCAGCAAGGGAGGAGCGTTTGGGTCAGAAGACGAATCCCATCGGCCTTCGCCTGGGGATCATTAAGACCTGGGAATCCAACTGGTTCGACGAGAGGCACTTTGCCGACAAGCTGGAGGAAGACCTGAGGCTGCGGAACTACATCCGCAAGCGGCTTCCTCGGGCCGGCATCTCCCGAATCGAGATCGAGCGCAAGACCCAGCGGGCCATCATCACCATTCACACGGCGCGGCCCGGGATCGTCATCGGACGCCGCGGAGCCGAAGTGGACAAGCTCAAAGAGGAGCTACAGCGGGTCACCAAGGCCAAAGACGTGCAGGTGAACGTGATCGAGATTAAGCGGCCGGAGCTGGACGCCTACCTGGTGGCCGAAACCATCGCTCAGCAGCTGGAGGCGAAGGTTTCCTTCCGCCGGGCCATGAAGCGTGCCATTGTGGCGGCCATGCGGATGGGAGCCGAAGGGATCCGCATTATGGTCTCCGGCCGCCTGAGCGGCGCCGAGATGGCCCGAACGGAGCAGTACAAGGAAGGACGCATTCCGTTGCATACCCTCCGGGCGGACATCGACTTTGCGCGTGCCATTGCACGCACCACGTACGGGACCATTGGCGTAAAGGTGTGGATCTGCAAGGGAGAGGTGATCGGGACACCGCCTCTTCCTGGCATCGTGGAAAGTTAGGGCATGGCGCCCTTGCCTGAAACGCGGAGCCAGTAGCCATGTTAATGCCGAAACGGGTCAAGTACCGGAAGCAACAGCGGGGCCGGATGAAGGGCAGCGCGAAGCGCGGCACCACGGTGGTCTTCGGCGACTACGGCCTCAAGGCCCTGGAGCCGGCCTGGATCACGGCGCGCCAGATCGAGGCCGCACGCGTCGCCATCACTCGCCATGTGCGGCGCGGTGGCCGCCTGTGGATCCGGATCTTCCCCGACAAGCCGGTGACCAAAAAGCCCCTGGAAACCCGTATGGGAAAGGGGAAGGGGAGTCCCGAGTACTGGGTGGCGGTGGTGAAGCCGGGCCGTATCCTGTTCGAGTTAGCCGGAGTGCCGGAGGACGTGGCCCGGGAGGCCATGCGCCTTGCTTCCCACAAGCTTCCCATCAAGACGCGCTTTGTGACGCGGGAAGAGATCTGAGGAAACGCGACCATGAGGATTGAGGAGATCAGACAACTTCCGGTGGAGGAGCTCAAACTGCGGCTGCGGGATGCGGAGGAGGAGTACGCGAACCTCCGCTTCCAGCACGCCATGCGCCAGCTGGATAATCCTATGCGCCTGCGCCTGATCCGGAAGGACATCGCGCGCATGAAGACCGTGTTGCGCGAGTATGAGCTGGGTATCCGTACCCCTCCGGGCGCTGCGGCGCCGGCAAGCGACCGAAAACCGGAACAAGCCAAGGCTTGAGGAACGTAGATGGCGGAGCGTGGTCGTAGGAAAGTCCGTATCGGGAAGGTCATCAGCGACAAGATGGACAAGAGCCGGGTGGTGGCGGTGGAGCGCTACATCCAGCACCCCCTGTACAAGAAGTACATTCGCCGCACCTCCAAGTTCATGGTCCACGACGAGAACAACGAGAGCCGTGAGGGCGACATCGTCCGCATCATGGAGACGCGCCCCTTGAGCAAACGGAAGCGCTGGCGAATCGTGGAGATCCTGGAACGCGCGAAGTGATCTGAGGTAGGGGTATGATCCAGCAAGAATCGAGGCTCAACGTAGCGGACAATACGGGCGCGAAGGAGGTCCTCTGT
It contains:
- the rpsS gene encoding 30S ribosomal protein S19: MARSLKKGPYVDEKLLKKIRQMNETGQKKVIKTWSRRSTIVPEFVGHTLAVHNGNKFIPVYITENMVGHKLGEFAPTRTFRGHGGKAAKATRVKK
- the rpsC gene encoding 30S ribosomal protein S3, with the translated sequence MGQKTNPIGLRLGIIKTWESNWFDERHFADKLEEDLRLRNYIRKRLPRAGISRIEIERKTQRAIITIHTARPGIVIGRRGAEVDKLKEELQRVTKAKDVQVNVIEIKRPELDAYLVAETIAQQLEAKVSFRRAMKRAIVAAMRMGAEGIRIMVSGRLSGAEMARTEQYKEGRIPLHTLRADIDFARAIARTTYGTIGVKVWICKGEVIGTPPLPGIVES
- the rplP gene encoding 50S ribosomal protein L16, giving the protein MLMPKRVKYRKQQRGRMKGSAKRGTTVVFGDYGLKALEPAWITARQIEAARVAITRHVRRGGRLWIRIFPDKPVTKKPLETRMGKGKGSPEYWVAVVKPGRILFELAGVPEDVAREAMRLASHKLPIKTRFVTREEI
- the rplV gene encoding 50S ribosomal protein L22 yields the protein MEARAVAKYVRVSPHKARIVAELVRGKVVDEALNILHFSTKRAAKPIEKAIRSAVANMTNYEDRTKVEPDEVYVKEIRVDQGYMLKRYRAGSMGRAMPRRRRTCHITVVVADIEKAAEGKEEKEA
- the rpsQ gene encoding 30S ribosomal protein S17, translating into MAERGRRKVRIGKVISDKMDKSRVVAVERYIQHPLYKKYIRRTSKFMVHDENNESREGDIVRIMETRPLSKRKRWRIVEILERAK
- the rpmC gene encoding 50S ribosomal protein L29, encoding MRIEEIRQLPVEELKLRLRDAEEEYANLRFQHAMRQLDNPMRLRLIRKDIARMKTVLREYELGIRTPPGAAAPASDRKPEQAKA